One window of the Halobacteriovorax sp. JY17 genome contains the following:
- a CDS encoding response regulator, translating into MDGSTRFLVVDDYSNIRNMLKLQIGEFGFSSPVQEAEDVDKGIAKLEELHGTSEQIQFIVSDWNMPNKTGLDFLNFVRSSDKFKDLPFLILTTESEQAKVMSAISAGVSNFLLKPWEQEELSEKIKQCWDKHHK; encoded by the coding sequence ATGGATGGAAGTACTCGCTTTTTAGTTGTAGATGACTATTCTAATATAAGAAATATGCTCAAGCTTCAAATTGGTGAATTTGGTTTTTCTAGTCCGGTCCAAGAAGCAGAAGATGTAGATAAGGGAATTGCAAAGCTCGAAGAATTACATGGTACTTCTGAGCAGATTCAGTTTATTGTGTCAGATTGGAATATGCCTAATAAGACAGGTTTGGATTTCCTTAATTTTGTGCGATCAAGTGATAAGTTTAAAGATTTACCATTTCTCATATTAACTACAGAGAGCGAACAGGCTAAGGTGATGAGTGCTATTTCTGCTGGAGTCTCTAATTTTCTTTTAAAGCCTTGGGAGCAAGAAGAGCTAAGCGAAAAGATCAAGCAATGTTGGGATAAGCATCATAAGTAG
- a CDS encoding YdcF family protein, whose protein sequence is MFKKRYIFETKRTKILRYLQNISFISLVSIILYAITSLIFILLARNLSQETLQTFYNRSPDLIVVFTGDSGRIPLAVKLAKKYKQSNIFITGVYSKNSVDSLLKPLHLGQDFDPNLLTIDYLARNTVENVLSTLRHLRERKGNKKIIVISHDYHVMRIKLIFNKLMEESDDYKIYFYSVETDFSSLRNIKIIAKEVYKWIRTYGFLLLWSPE, encoded by the coding sequence ATGTTTAAAAAGAGATATATATTTGAAACGAAGAGGACGAAGATTTTAAGGTATTTACAAAATATCAGCTTCATCTCACTCGTTTCAATTATTCTCTACGCTATAACATCACTTATCTTTATACTCTTGGCCAGGAACCTGAGCCAAGAGACTCTTCAAACTTTCTACAATCGATCCCCTGATCTGATCGTTGTCTTTACTGGAGACTCAGGAAGAATTCCCCTCGCAGTAAAACTCGCAAAAAAGTATAAACAATCAAATATTTTCATCACAGGAGTCTACTCTAAGAATTCTGTGGATAGCCTTCTTAAGCCTCTTCATCTAGGACAGGACTTTGATCCTAATCTTCTAACAATTGATTACCTAGCTAGAAATACAGTCGAGAACGTTCTATCAACTCTAAGACATCTGCGTGAAAGAAAGGGAAATAAGAAGATTATCGTCATCTCTCACGACTACCATGTGATGAGAATAAAGTTAATTTTTAATAAATTAATGGAAGAGTCAGATGATTATAAGATTTATTTTTATAGTGTCGAAACGGACTTCAGTAGTTTGAGAAATATAAAAATAATAGCCAAAGAAGTTTATAAGTGGATTAGAACTTATGGATTTCTACTTCTTTGGTCGCCTGAATAA
- a CDS encoding Rid family detoxifying hydrolase: MAFIKDIINTELAPAAVGTYSQGVEHNGVFYFSGQIGIDPKTSVLQEGFQAQLDQVMKNIDGLLESRGIDRTHIIKTSIFLTDLGKFNLVNEAYVNYFAEPYPARSCVEVPNLPKGAVVEIEVIAAR, translated from the coding sequence ATGGCGTTCATAAAAGATATAATAAATACAGAACTTGCTCCTGCAGCTGTTGGTACTTACTCTCAAGGAGTTGAGCACAATGGTGTGTTCTACTTCTCAGGACAAATTGGTATTGACCCAAAGACTTCGGTACTTCAAGAAGGCTTTCAAGCTCAGCTAGACCAAGTAATGAAGAATATTGACGGTCTCCTAGAGTCTCGTGGAATCGATAGAACTCATATTATTAAGACAAGTATCTTTCTTACTGACTTAGGGAAGTTTAATTTAGTTAATGAAGCCTATGTTAACTACTTTGCGGAGCCTTACCCAGCAAGAAGCTGTGTTGAAGTTCCAAACCTTCCAAAAGGTGCCGTTGTAGAAATAGAAGTCATAGCAGCGAGATAA
- a CDS encoding NADP-dependent malic enzyme — protein MSTKPTNEERNKQALAYHNGERPGKIEVVPTKACLTAEDLSLAYTPGVAAPCLEIAKNPEDAFKYTSKGNLVGVISNGTAVLGLGDIGALASKPVMEGKGVLFKRFADVDVFDIEVNENTVEGMVRVVQSLEPTFGGINLEDIKAPECFEIEKQLIEKMNIPVFHDDQHGTAIIASAGFINAIEIAEKKMDQVKVVFSGAGAAAMACAKLFFNLGVKNENLLMCDSKGVIYKGRPDGMNVYKEEFAVETDCRTLADALDGADAFIGCSARGVLSGDMVRTMAKDPIIFAMANPEPEIYPHEAHEVRSDVIMATGRSDFPNQVNNVLGFPFIFRGALDVRATKINDEMKLAAVKALASLAKEEVPEEVKMAYAGQSFKFGREYLIPKPFDTRVLTRVSPAVAKAAMDSGVAKHQIKDLNEYAKQLEERLGSSARFLKSLRDRLSSVVEKKGKKTRVVFAEGSNSRILEAVKLLQDEGRIEPILLGKKEVILSRMEKLGLSSLKDLEIIQPTKHERFKEFYREYCSMRQRNGVSIYHAEDKMAQENYFGAMMVRKGMADTMLSGPTLSYPECFKPIINVVGTQASTKAAGVYILIFKNRILFLADTTAQVDPSPEDLCDIAKSTAKLFKQLMNRDPNIAFVSYSNFGSNTHPGAKKMKKAVKLCHERYPSLNVEGEMQADVAVNAYIREKLFSFSDMKGPADILIFPDLNSANISYKLLQQLSEADAIGPILVSMNDTVNIIQRTASVSEIVNMSNITALLAEEENKD, from the coding sequence ATGAGCACGAAACCAACAAATGAAGAAAGAAATAAACAGGCACTAGCCTACCATAATGGTGAAAGACCAGGAAAAATCGAAGTAGTTCCAACTAAGGCCTGCCTCACAGCTGAGGACCTTTCACTGGCCTACACTCCAGGAGTAGCGGCACCTTGTCTCGAAATTGCGAAGAATCCAGAAGATGCATTTAAGTATACAAGCAAAGGGAATCTTGTCGGTGTTATTTCAAACGGAACCGCAGTTCTTGGCCTTGGTGATATTGGGGCCCTTGCAAGTAAGCCAGTAATGGAAGGAAAAGGCGTTCTCTTTAAGAGGTTTGCCGATGTTGATGTTTTCGATATCGAAGTAAACGAGAACACTGTTGAGGGAATGGTCCGTGTGGTTCAATCACTTGAACCTACTTTCGGTGGTATCAACTTAGAAGATATTAAAGCACCTGAATGTTTTGAAATTGAAAAACAATTAATTGAAAAAATGAATATTCCAGTTTTCCACGATGACCAACATGGAACTGCGATTATTGCTTCTGCCGGGTTTATCAATGCGATAGAAATTGCAGAAAAGAAAATGGATCAAGTTAAAGTCGTTTTTAGCGGAGCAGGTGCTGCAGCAATGGCCTGTGCCAAACTATTCTTTAACCTTGGTGTAAAGAATGAAAATCTCCTGATGTGTGACTCTAAAGGTGTTATCTATAAAGGTCGTCCAGATGGAATGAATGTCTACAAAGAAGAATTTGCAGTTGAAACAGACTGTAGAACTTTAGCAGACGCACTTGATGGTGCTGATGCCTTTATTGGTTGTTCTGCCAGAGGTGTTCTCTCAGGAGACATGGTTAGAACAATGGCAAAAGATCCTATCATTTTTGCTATGGCAAACCCTGAACCGGAAATTTATCCTCACGAAGCTCACGAAGTTAGAAGCGATGTTATCATGGCGACAGGAAGATCTGACTTTCCTAACCAAGTTAATAACGTTCTAGGTTTCCCATTTATTTTCAGAGGAGCTCTTGATGTTAGAGCTACTAAAATAAATGATGAAATGAAACTTGCAGCAGTGAAGGCCTTAGCAAGTCTTGCTAAAGAAGAAGTTCCTGAAGAAGTTAAGATGGCCTACGCAGGACAAAGCTTTAAGTTTGGACGTGAGTATTTAATTCCAAAACCATTTGATACAAGAGTTCTTACAAGAGTTTCCCCAGCTGTTGCCAAAGCAGCGATGGACTCAGGTGTAGCGAAACATCAAATAAAAGATTTAAATGAATATGCAAAGCAACTTGAAGAAAGACTTGGAAGTTCCGCTAGGTTCCTAAAGTCTCTTAGAGATAGACTAAGTTCTGTTGTAGAGAAAAAAGGAAAGAAAACAAGAGTTGTCTTTGCTGAAGGTTCAAACTCTAGAATCCTAGAAGCTGTAAAACTTCTTCAAGACGAAGGAAGAATAGAGCCGATCCTACTTGGTAAGAAAGAAGTTATTTTAAGTAGAATGGAAAAACTTGGTTTATCATCTCTAAAAGATCTAGAAATTATTCAACCTACAAAGCACGAAAGATTTAAAGAGTTCTACAGAGAGTACTGCTCAATGAGACAGAGAAATGGAGTCAGTATTTATCACGCAGAAGATAAGATGGCACAGGAGAATTACTTTGGAGCGATGATGGTGAGAAAAGGAATGGCCGATACAATGTTATCTGGTCCAACTCTTAGCTACCCTGAGTGCTTTAAACCAATTATTAATGTTGTAGGAACACAGGCTTCAACGAAAGCTGCTGGTGTTTATATTTTAATCTTTAAGAATAGAATTCTATTCTTAGCCGACACAACAGCACAGGTTGACCCAAGTCCAGAAGATCTATGTGATATCGCAAAATCAACTGCTAAGCTCTTTAAGCAACTAATGAATAGAGATCCAAATATTGCTTTTGTAAGTTATTCAAACTTTGGATCAAATACTCATCCTGGTGCTAAGAAAATGAAGAAAGCTGTAAAACTTTGCCATGAAAGATACCCTTCTCTTAATGTTGAAGGTGAAATGCAGGCGGATGTTGCAGTGAACGCTTATATTAGAGAGAAGCTCTTTAGCTTTTCAGATATGAAAGGACCTGCGGATATATTAATTTTCCCAGACCTCAACTCTGCAAATATAAGTTACAAACTTCTTCAGCAACTAAGTGAAGCAGATGCTATTGGTCCAATTCTTGTTAGTATGAACGACACTGTTAATATTATTCAAAGAACGGCTTCAGTATCTGAAATTGTAAATATGTCCAATATTACTGCTCTACTCGCAGAAGAAGAAAATAAGGATTAA
- a CDS encoding sodium:solute symporter family protein has product MKSLNPNLSLIDTITTLDWMIFTIVIIITIFSVIWGMKKREKSYTKSDNETTYLDLLLMGRQLTLPLFIATLVATWYGGIFGVTEIAFNQGIFNFVTQGAFWYIAYIIFAFFIIDKIKDKEAVTLPDLIGKMFGPNSAKLSAIFNFFNVLPIAYAISLGIFSKMLFGGELWINTAIGVSFVLLYSMWGGFRAVVFSDLVQFFVMCSAVLLVLILSVTTFGGLGFLKSNLPASYFSLTGTVGIGTTFVWGFIALSTLVDPNFYQRCFAANSSKTAKKGILISTFIWFCFDICTTFGAMYAKAVIPEADSSHAYLLYAAQILPNGLRGLMLAGVLATILSTIDSYLFLAGTTLAYDLAPKRFRSNPMIHHLGILVVGILAVIMSQVFNGDIKTVWKTLGSLSAACLLFPVVFGYIFPGRIGDKQFVITCLSGVVTTSYWRNASPPGFWQNVDELYIGVFTTASMLLFFYFTSKNKALTSPRKG; this is encoded by the coding sequence ATGAAGAGCTTAAATCCTAACCTTAGTTTAATTGACACAATCACAACTCTTGACTGGATGATTTTTACAATTGTCATCATCATTACAATATTCAGCGTGATCTGGGGAATGAAGAAAAGAGAAAAATCCTACACTAAGAGTGATAATGAGACGACTTATCTAGACCTCCTTCTCATGGGAAGACAGCTCACTCTTCCACTCTTTATAGCAACATTAGTGGCAACTTGGTACGGAGGAATATTTGGAGTAACAGAGATTGCTTTTAACCAAGGCATTTTTAACTTCGTTACCCAAGGAGCTTTTTGGTATATTGCCTATATTATATTTGCCTTCTTCATTATTGATAAAATAAAAGATAAAGAAGCCGTCACTCTCCCTGATCTTATTGGGAAAATGTTTGGGCCAAATTCTGCAAAACTAAGCGCTATCTTCAACTTCTTTAATGTTCTTCCTATTGCCTATGCTATTAGCCTTGGTATTTTTTCTAAAATGCTATTTGGAGGAGAGCTCTGGATTAACACAGCGATAGGAGTTAGCTTTGTTCTTCTCTATTCTATGTGGGGAGGATTTAGAGCAGTTGTATTTTCGGATTTAGTTCAATTCTTTGTCATGTGCTCTGCCGTTCTACTTGTTCTCATTCTAAGTGTTACGACCTTTGGAGGACTAGGATTTCTAAAATCAAATCTACCTGCAAGTTACTTTTCTTTAACAGGAACTGTTGGAATTGGAACAACCTTTGTTTGGGGGTTTATCGCGCTCTCCACTCTCGTCGACCCAAACTTCTATCAAAGATGCTTTGCCGCAAACTCTTCAAAAACTGCAAAGAAGGGAATTCTTATCTCGACTTTCATTTGGTTTTGTTTTGATATTTGTACAACCTTTGGAGCGATGTACGCTAAAGCTGTTATACCAGAAGCTGACTCTTCTCACGCTTACCTACTCTATGCTGCTCAAATTCTTCCCAATGGCCTTCGCGGGCTAATGCTTGCAGGAGTCCTTGCAACGATTCTCTCAACTATCGACTCTTACTTATTTCTAGCAGGAACAACTCTTGCCTACGACCTTGCTCCCAAAAGATTTAGATCTAACCCAATGATTCACCACTTAGGTATTTTAGTTGTTGGAATCTTAGCCGTTATCATGTCCCAAGTATTCAATGGAGATATAAAAACTGTTTGGAAAACCCTTGGTAGCCTTTCCGCAGCATGCTTACTCTTTCCGGTAGTATTTGGTTACATTTTTCCAGGACGAATTGGGGACAAGCAATTTGTCATAACTTGCTTATCTGGGGTTGTTACAACTTCATATTGGCGCAACGCTTCTCCCCCAGGCTTCTGGCAAAATGTTGACGAGCTATATATCGGGGTTTTTACAACCGCTTCAATGCTATTATTTTTCTATTTTACCTCAAAAAATAAGGCACTTACTTCACCGCGCAAAGGATAG
- a CDS encoding LysR substrate-binding domain-containing protein: MTLTQLEYVVAVNKHRHFKKAATECNVTQPTLSMQLQKLEDELGVILFDRSKSPILPTAQGEKVIKQAQVVIKEYNRIFHILENSQGEVSGKFRLAVIPTLAPYIIPLFAKKFADKYPRVELVIEEFKTEEIIELLDKEEIDAAILVTPLQEPALIERVLFYEPFFLFTSPDQELYKKKKVRESDLSRNSLWLLNEGHCLRTQVLKVCTMNLEVSSYKNLRFESGSLETLKNLVVQSSGYTLLPYLATLDLSAPRKKMIREFYKPAPTREVSIVYGRTFLKERIIDALEETIVSVLPKDIRSLKDGDLSIVDLY; the protein is encoded by the coding sequence ATGACTTTAACTCAACTTGAGTATGTAGTTGCTGTAAATAAACATAGACACTTTAAAAAAGCAGCAACTGAATGCAACGTAACTCAACCAACATTAAGTATGCAGCTACAGAAGCTTGAAGATGAACTTGGTGTAATTCTCTTTGATAGATCTAAGTCACCTATTCTTCCTACTGCGCAGGGTGAGAAAGTTATTAAACAGGCCCAAGTCGTTATAAAAGAATATAATAGAATTTTTCATATACTTGAAAACTCTCAAGGGGAAGTTTCTGGAAAGTTTAGACTTGCAGTAATTCCAACTCTGGCTCCTTATATTATTCCTTTATTTGCAAAGAAGTTTGCAGACAAGTATCCGCGAGTTGAACTTGTTATTGAAGAATTCAAAACGGAAGAAATTATAGAACTTCTCGATAAAGAAGAGATTGATGCTGCTATTTTGGTAACACCTCTTCAAGAGCCTGCTCTTATAGAGCGAGTTCTCTTTTATGAACCGTTCTTCTTATTTACTTCTCCTGATCAAGAACTCTATAAGAAGAAGAAAGTGAGAGAGTCTGATCTTTCAAGGAATAGTCTTTGGCTTTTAAATGAGGGACATTGCTTAAGAACACAAGTTTTAAAAGTTTGTACTATGAATTTAGAAGTTAGTAGCTATAAGAATCTAAGATTTGAATCGGGAAGTCTCGAAACATTGAAGAACTTAGTTGTTCAAAGTTCTGGTTATACACTCCTTCCTTATCTTGCAACACTTGATCTAAGTGCACCAAGGAAGAAAATGATAAGAGAGTTTTACAAGCCAGCTCCAACTAGAGAAGTTTCAATAGTATATGGAAGAACTTTTTTGAAAGAGAGAATTATAGATGCTCTTGAGGAAACAATTGTTTCTGTTCTCCCTAAAGATATTCGTTCTCTAAAGGATGGAGATCTCTCAATCGTCGATCTTTATTAG
- a CDS encoding serine protease, producing the protein MMITSLQSLKKQSVLLILISIFFISCGKKDATSAGVAQLVDSQIIVGSLDWKEISDLSESNLIRKASSPIADVTLPAMQSRCTGFLISEDVLMTNEHCIPSASDAEGVTASFRHLKGVSEGAWEKYDCSTFLMNNSQHDFALLKCAGKPGRKFGFVKLDSSVKRSGASIYIVQQNCDYYSSRSCDWSKKYSKGTITDVLDEYTHSADTLGGSSGSPMFDASSHKVVGLHHAGYGNDGMGRGYENYAVKMSEIVPVIESRFPDLLVGGDSSDTPSSSQDDNGTLSKAFKLSGKNQSITGLEVSSGSDLDYYSIKADDGSEVTVRVIFDHSDGDLDIFQVSRSGSVIKKVESSTDNEEFSFVSNGEEVFFVVFGYKGAVNDYSMSVTSISNEEEENNTFDSAQVISFSGEKDFSLEKNDTDFFKFDLSKTTTVLIKASFSHGKGDLDMKVFDKDRKVIASSLSTKNIEEVSKTLSKGTYYIQVYGYKGVGNSYKLSVQK; encoded by the coding sequence ATGATGATCACCTCGTTACAAAGTCTAAAAAAGCAGTCAGTACTACTAATCTTAATCTCAATTTTCTTTATTTCGTGTGGTAAAAAAGATGCAACAAGTGCAGGAGTCGCACAATTAGTTGATTCGCAAATTATTGTTGGAAGCCTTGATTGGAAAGAGATTTCGGACTTATCCGAAAGTAATTTAATTAGAAAGGCATCCTCTCCAATAGCTGATGTTACTCTTCCTGCTATGCAGTCGAGATGTACAGGTTTTCTAATTTCGGAAGATGTTCTGATGACTAATGAGCATTGTATTCCTTCAGCATCCGATGCTGAAGGTGTAACAGCGAGTTTTAGACATTTAAAGGGAGTAAGTGAGGGAGCATGGGAAAAGTATGACTGTAGTACGTTTCTAATGAATAATTCTCAACACGACTTCGCTCTTTTAAAGTGTGCAGGAAAGCCCGGACGAAAGTTTGGATTTGTTAAACTAGATTCTAGTGTCAAGAGAAGCGGAGCCTCTATTTATATTGTTCAGCAAAATTGTGATTATTACTCAAGCAGAAGCTGTGACTGGAGTAAGAAGTACTCGAAGGGAACAATTACTGACGTTCTAGATGAGTATACTCATAGTGCAGATACTCTTGGAGGATCTTCTGGGTCTCCAATGTTTGATGCAAGTTCTCATAAAGTTGTAGGGCTACATCATGCTGGATATGGAAATGATGGAATGGGAAGAGGCTATGAGAACTACGCTGTTAAGATGAGTGAAATTGTCCCTGTTATCGAATCTCGCTTTCCAGACCTACTCGTCGGTGGCGATTCTTCTGATACGCCAAGTAGTTCTCAAGATGATAATGGTACTTTGTCTAAGGCCTTCAAGTTAAGTGGAAAGAATCAAAGTATTACAGGGCTAGAGGTTTCTAGTGGAAGTGACCTCGATTACTATTCTATTAAAGCGGATGATGGCTCAGAAGTTACTGTGAGGGTTATATTTGATCATTCAGATGGAGATTTAGATATTTTTCAAGTTAGTCGTTCGGGTTCTGTGATAAAGAAAGTAGAGTCTTCAACAGATAATGAAGAATTCTCTTTTGTATCTAATGGTGAAGAAGTTTTCTTTGTAGTCTTTGGATATAAGGGAGCAGTTAATGATTATTCAATGTCTGTTACATCTATATCGAATGAAGAAGAAGAGAATAATACTTTTGATTCAGCTCAAGTGATTTCTTTTTCTGGAGAAAAAGATTTTTCTCTAGAGAAGAATGATACAGATTTCTTTAAGTTTGATCTTTCAAAAACAACGACTGTTCTAATCAAGGCGAGTTTTTCGCATGGGAAAGGAGATCTTGATATGAAGGTATTTGATAAGGATAGAAAGGTTATTGCTAGCTCTTTAAGTACAAAGAATATCGAGGAAGTGTCTAAGACTCTTTCAAAGGGAACTTACTATATCCAAGTCTATGGTTACAAAGGTGTAGGAAATTCTTATAAATTAAGCGTACAGAAATAA
- a CDS encoding alpha/beta fold hydrolase, which translates to MPIISESSHKPTKLLKNGHIQTLYPYFFRKVRDVIFSRKRLFTVDNDFIDVDISDVGSNKLLILSHGLEGSSDTQYIRGMTKHFNNIGIDVISWNMRSCSGELNWTEKFYHATTISDLDLVIEYALASKEYQEVFLLGFSLGAALTTNYLGDKGRDIDPRIKKAAVFSAPCDLKSSIKELSRPINKMYLENFLSTMRNKILEKHHKIGLNKVDIRDLRKIKTFQDFDNRFTAPLHGFKDANDYYEKGSCKNKIQHIVIPTLMVNAKNDPFLGDDCYPTHEAKLNKNFYLEIPHSGGHVGFLESFRKGALWSEQRAQAFLLDDELKRVD; encoded by the coding sequence ATGCCTATAATTTCAGAATCAAGTCATAAGCCAACTAAGCTTTTAAAGAATGGTCATATTCAAACCTTGTACCCATACTTCTTTAGAAAAGTTAGAGATGTCATCTTTTCAAGAAAGAGACTTTTTACAGTCGACAATGACTTTATCGATGTTGATATTAGCGATGTAGGCTCTAATAAACTACTTATTCTCTCGCATGGACTAGAAGGTTCATCGGACACTCAATACATCAGAGGCATGACGAAGCATTTTAATAATATTGGTATCGATGTTATTTCTTGGAATATGAGGAGTTGCTCAGGAGAGCTCAATTGGACAGAGAAATTCTACCATGCTACCACAATCTCTGACCTCGACCTTGTTATAGAATACGCCTTGGCCAGTAAAGAATATCAAGAAGTTTTTCTCCTAGGTTTTAGCTTAGGGGCAGCACTTACGACAAATTATCTTGGAGATAAAGGAAGAGACATCGATCCACGAATAAAGAAAGCTGCTGTCTTCTCTGCTCCATGTGATCTAAAGTCCTCAATAAAAGAACTCTCTCGCCCAATTAATAAAATGTATCTTGAAAATTTCTTAAGTACGATGAGAAATAAAATTTTAGAAAAGCACCATAAGATTGGTCTAAATAAAGTTGATATTAGAGATCTTAGAAAAATTAAAACGTTTCAAGATTTTGATAATCGCTTCACCGCTCCTCTTCATGGTTTTAAAGATGCTAACGATTACTATGAGAAGGGAAGTTGCAAAAATAAAATTCAACATATTGTCATCCCAACACTTATGGTAAATGCGAAGAACGATCCTTTTCTAGGCGATGATTGCTACCCCACTCACGAAGCAAAACTGAACAAGAATTTCTATTTGGAAATACCTCACTCTGGTGGCCATGTTGGTTTTTTAGAATCTTTTCGAAAAGGAGCCCTTTGGTCAGAACAAAGAGCACAGGCCTTTCTCTTAGATGATGAATTAAAAAGGGTCGATTAA